A region of the Mus musculus strain C57BL/6J chromosome X, GRCm38.p6 C57BL/6J genome:
CTGTAGGTGTGATGTGACCAGTTTCTTCAACCTCCTGCCGCAGAAGCCTAGAGACTCAAAGTCTGAGATAATTGAAACTGTTGCCCCTAAGGTGATTTCataaggtctttttaaaaacataaaatcactgcaacagtaaaagaaattaaGGCAGAGAAATTGATCAGTATACTATGATACAGCTCATACCTTGATAGCAAATGATAGGTATCATGAAGGCCtattttccatttcctatctTGTTTATCCCTTTCAAAAATTGGATTCTTGGTATTTACCCTTAcatcaatacataaatatattacataagtatatatagttctatgtaaatatattgcatatataattcCCTTGCTTATCCAGGATAGGGCATGAACTTTAAGTATAAGataaatgtctgtatgtgtgcatatatagttaGTTAGACATAGTCAGCAGTAAATGTTTTCCGAACACAAACGacattatttagttatttgaaaGCCCACACAGAGAGTAATCTCAAATATTCCCTTTTAACCAATGATTTACGTCTTATAATAATGTCATAATGAATGCATTGGTTCACAACAGTTTCAACAAtggcatgattttattttgtctcaatTTTAGCTAGGGCCAAATCTACTTAACAAATTGATTGAGATGTTTTACCTTGCAAATATAGTCTCTTATTTCCATTCCAAGCTTGGATCTCGATGGTAAATTTAAATCAGAAgattaggtttatttgatttgacAAATACTTTGTTGGAAGTAAAGGTTTTCTTCAGAAATACATGGAAATAAGGTGATGGAGGGAAGCAGTCACTTCTGGTGGTACTAGACTCCAAAGaatattgaatttgtttttggtCTTCTTCACTGTAGTCATTACACAGCCTTCATATTAAATGAACCATTCAATACTTGTAAAATGCTTACAGTCTAATAATTGATAAGAttacttgttttctgcatttcctaGGTTTACAAAAAGGAAATTGCAGAATATACACATAGGGAAGGTTAGAACATCACTATCCAATTTCATTACAATTTGCTCCTCCTTATATTCAAAGGTGAGGATTTTATAACCTGTTGTCTTTCTGAAAGTTACTCTTTTGTTGGAATCAAAACACACCAAAGTTATTCTGAATATGACATTTCGGATATGGTTGTGGCAAGCAGAACCATCACACCTCTGACACCGTTGCCTTAAAATTACACACTGCCTGGTAAAGGTCACACGTAAAGGAAAGCCAAGTCGTCCAACTGACCACTTCCAAGTATATCTTCCATCCTTGGGGATCATTGTACCACACCTCATGGTGCATTCTTCAAGTTCTTGTTCATTGATAACTTGTGGTCCAATTACCCCATATTCTTGTGTTCGCAGCAAAGTCAACCACTGTTGTTTGTAAATGGGTGACAACCATGCCATAGGTATTAGTCGATCTTGTTCAAGAATAGTTGTGGAAGTCAAGTCACAGATAATGTGCTGAAATCTCAGCTTTTTAAACACTGGTTGAAATATTAGTCCTTCTTCACTTTCAAGAAAACTGATGTTATCAACATATGCCATGTGGGTGGAAAGCCAGTTGTTTGCGTGTTGTAAAAGCTGTTTCAAGGTTCCGTTCCAGCATGGATTAAGATAAAGGAACATCCATATTTTTAGTGTGGTATATACATCAATCTCCTTTTGCATGACTAGTAAGTCAGAAGACAGTGCTAGAAGATACATCAACTTCAAGTCTACTTCCTTGTAAAGTGCCACACTTGGATGTACCATCAAATTGCAAAGAAGCCATTCAAAGCATCTCATCTTTACAGCTTTTAATCTATAGGTTTCTGCTGCCAAATAATAGGAGCACACAGTGTTCCTGTTGATAGTTTCTTTCATGATTCCTTCACACTGCTGAATTACTCGATCCACCCGAAGCAGGCATGCTGCTGCCAAAACTTGAGGAACTTCCAGAGGTGTTATTGACAAATCCGCATCCGTGTACAAAGCACCAAACACAAAATGCAGAGATCGGGTATcaatatcctcattcttaatgatCAGATTTATAACACCATGGTGTGATTCTCTCCAAGTACCTTTGAGAATGTTAGCAAAGTAGACTGactgacataaaaatactttgtgtAAACACCATGTTTTTCCCAGAGCACGGATTTTAATGTCGCTATCATGCCCGTccaaaaataagttttgataaGCATCATTAGATGAGATCTTAACCCTTTTCCAGTAGATGTAGTTGAGAACTTGATGTGGATACATTCCCTGGTTTTGAGGTCCATGAACATTAGAACTTGttgccaactcctccaaactgttTCTTTTTCGCTTGCGACTGCCAGGAATGTAGCTGGCTCCGGCTATGGCTTCTGGCTGTGGCTGTAACAGACTGGAATCCCTGCATCTCAAGACCCTGCTGACTAAAAGCCCCATTGATGAAAATTCCTAGAACAAGCTCTCGCAGAGGCTTCTTGGTTGAGGCATTGCTGTAGTCTGCCAGTCCTGCCTAGACTTCTCTGGGTTTCTCTACTACAGATTCTGACGTCACAGAGAAGGCAGGGCATTCTTCATTGTCCACATGTGTGTTGCCTGAGCACAGGCCCCGCCTCCTGATAgcaacccctccctctccctcctccttccccttcctcccgtGCACATTTGCCCCAccatcctcccatctcccttcctccctcccttccattattcctaaattccttcttcctttccttttcccattctgctcctcctttcccctcacctctcccttctcccactaTTTCTAAGTGGGCCACACTATTTTGCTGAAGATGACCTCCATCAAACTGGAGAACCTCGTTCACCTAGTTTTTCAACCTTGCCAGCTGAATTTTCTTTTCCGTAAAGAGAACAACCAGGCCAAATTCATCCTGATGTGTGTTTAAGATTGTACATATTCCAACCCTTGACCCTTGACTATGAGCACTCAAATGTCTGTAGTATTTGAGATAAGCACTTACTAACTGCTTTTGCCAATATAAACAGTAAACATTGTTATTGCTAATTTTATTGTTAGCCTCTTTTGATTAGGATTAATGAGAAGTATTTCATGCAAGTAGTTGTATGCCTATATCAACAATTTCTGTGTAtgctttgcatatatatatatatatatatatatatatatatatatatatatatatttctaaaagttcCTTATAAATCTAGTTATTTGTTTAACTTGCATATGTATGcgtgttttatggttttgttttactgATTTGCATTTACATATTAACTTTATATGGACTCCTTACTGTTAATAAATTGCAATCTGTAAGAAGCCAAGtctaatgtttaaatatttctttttattcctctgtGCTGGCAATCCATTCCCAGAGCCTGGCCAGCAAAGTCTATCGAGGcagagcaaggtgaaccaatgcaagacactcctccaagtgtctgtgaggtcatagttatattctttcttaacaccacctctcctctcacaAGTCTGTCTTAACAAAACATCTTCTAACCTGTATCTCCCTCTGTAAAACATCCTCCcaattgtgtctacttcagcaaatcatcCTGTCACCCATGTGTTGGCCTCAGCCAAACCTTCTTTCATGTGCATCTTCAGTATCAAAGCATCCTTTCACCAGtgtctgccttagcaaaacatcatttaatCTTTCTCTCCCAGAGAATCACCATATAATGTacccgactttccaaagaaatcagaaatcttaAGTTCATAATAGTTTCAAGGGTAATAAAAAGTCACATTCcttaatttgtttgcttttagtcatgCCTAGATGATATCACAAGAATAATCTGTGAGAAGAGTGAAGGTTTCACCACAATAAATGTTACTAGGAAGTATGATCCTGACAGTGTCAGTATCAGTATTGGCTTGCAGTTGCAACATGAGCGTTTTACCCCACTCAAGGGCCACCTCCTTTTGATAGATTattatattgattctttttttctctaatagaTTCCCAGAAATGCTTAAGTTGTGAAAGTGTTTGTCCTCTCATAAGCGCATTACTTGTACAATCACTAATATGAATATTCAACCTATGAGGAAAATTTAAGTAGAGATATGGTAGAAAAGCTGGTGGGATGAGGGGATAAACAAAGCTAAGGATATACTTGAAAATCCACATGGAAACTTactgtttataataaaattgataaagtCTCAAAAGACACATATTTAGCTGGTAGATGGCCTGTATGTCTACATAATACTGCTGCTGAAAATCAagcgaaaaaaaaaatcccaatgccaGGTATGTTCAGGAAGTTCCCAGAAATCTTGAAAATAATACAGGTTCTTCACACTCTTTCTGTTTGCCTACCATGAATATATGATAAGACCCTGCTACAAAAGACAAACCACATCGTGGTtgtaaaatatagagaaattgaGCTGGCATGTAACTGAAAACTTCCTTCCATCTAGTTAGCTTTCATAGTTCTGGATTGTGCTATTCAGGATGCTGGCAGAGTAATGGCATCAACAGAGTTACCCAGATATGAACCTTATGATGTACAATACCAATCTGCCAAGAAAGATGTGTCCAGCTACACAATAGTGACATCACTGTTATAGGGATAGCCAGTGTATCTGTGATTAGATTTGAGGCCAGTTCCACAGGAGGATAGAAAATGCCTTTGGCCCTAGGGGAGAATTTATTCCTGTTGTTTATGTAAAGTCTCAAGGTGTCAAGCTCCCTTCTAAGTATCTATGTTTATATCTAGGGGAAATTCTACTTCAAGATTCATTCAGAGAAGCCCTTTTCGCAATAAACTACAGTGAGGAATAATATGCATAACTGCTCAAAGCACGATAATAAGAGATGGCTGAATGGTATTACTATCTTGTTTAGGCATGAACCCTCATGGatcctcagaggaaaaaaaaaggagcagaaaatatataaaaactggaCCATAAAGAGGAGGGCTATGGAATCTGTTTTCTTCACTACAGGACCACCAGTGCAGTCACAacttcccaacacctgtgagTATATGTAAAGTCTACCCATGACTAAAACCTCCTCACAGTAAATAATGGGCCAGGGAAGGACTCTTTCAACTTTTCCCTCCTTTGGTGAAATATTGGTGGGTTCTGAGGGAGAGAGAATCGTTATCTTCCATACATCCAGTGATCCAGATCCAGTGTCCTGCATCTGGCCTCCAAGAAAGAGTTTTGAGCTCATGGTCATACTGATAATCCTAGTTAAACTCTAGGattctcaaacacaaacaaacaaaaccaatgtctGAAACAGAACTAGGGGGATTAAAAGGTTTGTAGAAGTGGGCAGGAGTCTAGATAGGTTAGGGAGATTATAGAAATCTGaatattatttatacatgtacAGAATGTCAATGTCACACTTCATGAtggaattaaatgttgtttcgTGGTTGCCACAGGATTCCATTACCCAAGAAGGAAGGCTAAACAAAAGCCTAAGGGCAGCAGAACTGCTTATTGACAATAGTGATGACCTGGATGCTTATAGCTCTTGTCTGCTGAGGAAGAGAACACATCAGTGGCCATCTCTTGCTGGAAGTCTAAGGCAACATAGCACAGCTTCTCTCTGATattaggcatgatttccctcccagCTTTTTGGTGAACTATAGCCACATGTGGTCATGAACTTCATGTAGTAGTCTGTCAGGTACAGGCCAGCTAGGTCCAGACACGGGATGGCACAAGGAGAGCAGAGATATGCACATTATCTCATAGATGTGCACATTCTGTGTGACCCCATCTCTGGGCTCCATCAAAATCGCAGTGGTATGACCAGAGGCCTAGAGGAACAGCACAGACTGGATGGCTACTTACATGGTTGTGGTTTTATAAGTCTCAAAAATCATGTGGGTCATCTTTTCACAGTTGGCTATAGGGCTCTAGGGGGAATGGTGAGCAGCACAGTGTTCCTTTGGAGGACCACATGCAGTTTGTTGTAGAATGTTTGGTGCCAGATCTTCTCCATATTGAACCAGTTCGTGACAATGTCATGACCAATGGGGGTACTTCAGGATCAGGATGCCTCTCTTGCAATGGGCCTCAGTACCCACAAAGGTGTCCTTCTGTCTCTTACCCACCGTGATGCCCTGGTGCCTAGGGCAACCCCATAATGGAGGGGTAGATGGCCCTGGAGCATCATAACCAGCAAaccaggcatttgccagatcagaACCATTGTTGACAAGGAAGGCAGTTAAATCATCATCCAGGGAGAACTGGTGGTCAGTGTGAACCTTTAAGAGAGGAGCTGCTAGAAACCTGTGCTAGTGGGAGGAAACAGACTAGACAGTCTTTATCCATGTTCTCTTTAGgggaatctaggttgtttctggtttctggctcttgtgaacagagcagcagtgagcacagttgaggaaatatctcttgggtaggatgaagtatcctttggctatgtgcccaagagtggcaAACCTCAATTTTGGgtagatcttttcccattttccagCGAAACTATCACACAGACTTTCATAGTACCTGTGTAAGTTTCACTCCCACCATTGATGAATGTGCCCCTTACTGTATCCCCAGGATGAGCTGTCCCTTgcgttgttgatcttagccatactgacaggtgtaaaatgaaatctcaaagtagttctaatttgcatttcccagatggctaaggatgttgaacatttctttaagtgtttctcaactatttgagtttcctcattggagaattctatttagatcaacatcaaatttttaagatggatgaattgtttttcttgacatcttcagttctttatatagtttgcatattagtcctctatcagatgtggagttggtgaaaatattttccaattctgtAAGCTGCCTTCTTGATGGAGcgatagtgtcctttgctttacacaagcccttttgtttcatgaggtaccatttattagtttttttttttttaagtctcacttCCTGGCCTAAAGGTGTTCTGCTTAGAAAGTCTtccgtgccaatgagttcaatgctattcaccactttctcttctatcacaccagtgtctctggttttatgt
Encoded here:
- the Btbd35f20 gene encoding germ cell-less homolog 1 family member, with the protein product MGLLVSRVLRCRDSSLLQPQPEAIAGASYIPGSRKRKRNSLEELATSSNVHGPQNQGMYPHQVLNYIYWKRVKISSNDAYQNLFLDGHDSDIKIRALGKTWCLHKVFLCQSVYFANILKGTWRESHHGVINLIIKNEDIDTRSLHFVFGALYTDADLSITPLEVPQVLAAACLLRVDRVIQQCEGIMKETINRNTVCSYYLAAETYRLKAVKMRCFEWLLCNLMVHPSVALYKEVDLKLMYLLALSSDLLVMQKEIDVYTTLKIWMFLYLNPCWNGTLKQLLQHANNWLSTHMAYVDNISFLESEEGLIFQPVFKKLRFQHIICDLTSTTILEQDRLIPMAWLSPIYKQQWLTLLRTQEYGVIGPQVINEQELEECTMRCGTMIPKDGRYTWKWSVGRLGFPLRVTFTRQCVILRQRCQRCDGSACHNHIRNVIFRITLVCFDSNKRVTFRKTTGYKILTFEYKEEQIVMKLDSDVLTFPMCIFCNFLFVNLGNAENK